ATACCTGGCCCACCAGGTATTGCAGCGTCAGGCCGTCGAACATGCCGTGGGTGGACGCCTGGATGGCGGCGTTGACGCCCAGCAACTCGCCCAGGCCGTCTTTCACCAGGAAGTTGGCCAGCGCGATCAGCGCCACGATGGCCAGCAGGATGGTGGCGACGGCGGCGGCCATCTTCATGCCGTCCAGCGCGCCGGTCACCACCGCGCTGACGAAATTGCCCTCGCTCTTTTCCTTGGACGACTGCAGCTTGGTGCTGGACAGCGCCTCGGGCGTGGTTTCCGGGAACATGATCTTGCAGAACACCACCGCGCCGGCCGCGTTCATGCAGGAGGCGGTCAGCAGATAGGTGGCGAAGCGCGCCTGCTCTGCCGTGTCCGATCCGCCGAGGAAGGCGACGTAGGCCGCCAGCACGCCGCCGGACAGCGTGGACATGCCGGCGATCATGATGCAGGCCAGCTCGGAGCGGGTCATGTGGCGGATGTAGGGGCGGACCAGCAGCGGGGCTTCGGTCTGGCCGAGGAAGATGTTGGCGGCGGCCACCACGCTTTCCGGGCCGGAGATGCCCATGCTGCGTTTCATCGCCCAGGCCAGGCCGGCGACCACGCGCTGCAGGATGCCGAAATGGTAGAGCAGGGCGCTGAAGGCGGAGAAGAAGATGATCACCGGCAGCACGGTGAAGGCGAACAGAAAGCCCAGTTTGCCGCTGGGTTTGGCCAGATCGCCGAAGATGAATCCCGCGCCGTCGCCGGCGAAGCTCAGCACCTTGGCGAAGCCGGAGCCGAAGGCGGAGAAGCCGTGATGGACGGCGGGCACGTAGTTGATCAGCAAGAACAGGCCGTTCTGGATGGCGAGGCCGATCAGTACGGCGCGCCAGTTGATGGCCTGACGCTGGCTGGAAAATGCATAGGCCGCGCCCAGCAGCAACAGCATGCCGGCGATAGCTTGGATGGAGTTCACGGATGCCCTTCAGGAGGAAAACAGCGGGAAGAGGACGGCGCGCGGCAGCCCCTGCCCGAACGCAGACTGCTGGCGAGCGGCTAGGCTGCGGACTGGAAAAAAAAGAGGTTGATTTTATAAGCAATCTCTAATTTGTCAAATTTTCTTTGCCGGATAAGCGTTCCGCTTAGAAAAGCTCGATATCGCCGCTGGCGTCGGAGCCTTTGATGGCGGCGAGCTCAAGTTCTTGGGTGCGGGCTATGTTGCGGCGGCGGTCGTTGTCCATCGCGTCGCCGGTCCGAAAATCAGCCAGGTTCTCTTTCAACTTGGCGGCCAGTTTGCGCAGGTCTTCCGGCGAGACCGACAGAATGCGGCCGGAATCCAGCGCATCCTGATTCAGCTGGATCAGGATGTCGCCCGAAGTTTTGGATGCTTGCACTGTGGCATGCTGTTCGGTGACGGCCGTGGCGATGCCTTGCGAAGCATGGTTGATTTCGCTCATCGCGCTGGTGATCTTGTCCAGTTGCTCGCGCGAACGGCCGGCCTCGGCTGCGGCGGCATCCGCCCGGGCGTTGGAAGCCTGCATGGAGTCGGAGACTTTGGCGGTGTTTTGCTGCACCTGCTGCATGATGGCCTGAATGTCGCGGGTGGCCTGCTGCGTGTTTTGCGCCAGCTTGCGCACCTCGTCGGCCACGACGGCGAAGCCGCGCCCCATTTCGCCGGCCCGCGCGGCCTCGATCGCCGCATTCAGCGCCAGCAGATTGGTCTGGTCGGCGATGTCTTTGATGTTGTCGAGGATGTTGCCGATCTGGCTGGAGGCATCCAGCAAGGCGGTTACCTCGCGCATCGAGCGGTCGAGCAGTTTGGCGACCTCGGTGACGCCGTTTATCACAGCCAGCGTCGCTTCGCGGTTTTCTTGCATGTCTTGATGCGCATGGGCGATGGCGGCGGATATTTCCCCCAGGCCATCCTGCAGCACCTGAGTTTGCGCCATCATGGTGTTGATCGCCTCTAGCAGCACCTTGCCGTGATTGGCTTGCAGCAGGCTTTTTTGCAACATGGTGCTGTAGGTGTCGGTCAACTCCTGCGCCATCGGCATCAAGCGGACCGACGCGCCGGCGACGTTGTGGAAGGAGGCATTGGCGCGCGCCAGCAGCTGATTGAGCTTGGCGACCGTGGGATGGAGGGGGTGCTGCGCCGACAGCGGCGGCAGCGACCGGCTCAGGTCGACCGGCACGCCCATCATGTCATCGAGGGCGGACTCCAGCAGGCGCAAGGGGCGAAGCAGGAAAAGCTGGCGCAGCCACTGGTGGCAGAGCAGGGCCGCGACGCCGGAGACGCAGCCGCTGAGGAACACAAGCCGGCCAGATGGTTCCGCCGTTGCGAAAAACAGCGGCAGTAGCAAGCATGCCGGCAGGGACAGCAGGAATAGACGCAGTTGCATAGCCAATAGCTAAGTAATTTCACTTAGCTAAGTTATAGCTGCTTTAGTCCGGCGAATGTTCCTTTGTGTGGGAGGAAGGGCTTTCTTCCGCCTCTCCGTTCGGATTGTCATCATCCATCAAGATGCGATAGGCGGGGCCTTGCATGTCGTCGAATTGGCCGGAGCGGGTGGCCCACCAGAAAATGGCGCCGATCACGAAGACCAGCACCAGGCTGAGGGGGATGAGCAGGTAGAGGCTTTCCATCAGGGTTTCCGTTTGACGAGACGCAGCGCGTTGCCGACCACCAGCAGCGAGCTCAGGGCCATGCCCAGGCTGGCCAGCCAGGGCGTGACGTGGCCCAGCATCGCCAGCGGCAGCGCGACGACATTATACCCGGCCGCCCAGATCAGGTTTTGCCGGATCACAGCCAGCGCGCGCCGGCTGATCCGCTGCGCGTCGCCGATCAGGCCCAGCCGGTCGCCCATCAGCACCATGTCGCCGCTGGCGCGGGCGACGTCGGTGCCGCCGCCCATGGCGATGGAGACGTCGGCGCGCGCCAGCACCGGCGCGTCGTTGACGCCGTCGCCCACCATCAGCACCCGTCGGCCCTTGGCCTGCAGCGCGGCGACGTAGGCGAGCTTGTCCTCCGGCGTCGCGCGCGAGCGCCACTGCTTGATGCCGAGCCTGGCGGCAAGGCCGGCCACCGGGCCTTCGCCGTCGCCGCTGAGCAGGTGGACGGCCAGGCCGCGGCGGGACAACTCCGCCACCAGCGCCGCCGCGTCGTCGCGGCAGGCGTCGCCGATGGCGAAGCGGGCCTGCACGCCGCCGGCGTCGGCCAGCAGCACCTGGCTGCAATCCGGCTGCCATTCGGCGTCTTCGTCCGCCTCGCGTCCCAGCCAGGCCGCGATGAAGGGCGCCGAGCCCAAGCGCCATTCGCGGCCGTCGACGATGCCGGCCACGCCGCCGCCAGGATGGTTGCGCAGCTCGCCGGTTTGCGGCTTGTCCGCCGGCGCGGCGGCCAGGATGGCCTGGGCCAGCGGGTGCTCGGAACCTTGCTCCAGCGCGGCGGCGATGGCCAGCGCGGCTTGAGCGTCCAGCGGGCCGCGCGTCTCCAGCAGCCGCATCTGGCCGTGGGTGAGGGTGCCGGTCTTGTCGAACACCGCGTCGTCGGCCTTGGCCAGCGTTTCCAGCGCATGGCCGCGGGTGGTCAGCACGCCCAGCGAGGCCAGCCGGCCGCTGGCGGCGGTGAGCGCCGCAGGCGTGGCCAGCGACAGCGCGCAGGGGCAGGAGATCACCAGCACCGCCACCATGATCCACAGCGCGCGGTCCGGGTCGATGAAATGCCAGGCCAGATAGCTGCCGGCGGCGGCCAGCAGCAGCAGCGCGACGAACCCGCTGGCGAAGCGGTCCGCCAGCACGGCCAGCCGGGGTTTTTCGGCCAGCGCCTGGTCCAACAGCCGCACGATGCCGGCCAGCCGGGTGGATTGGCCCGCCTGTTCCACGCGCAGCACCAGCGGGCTGGCGGCGTTGACGCTGCCGGCGATCACCGCGTCGCCCGGCGCTTTGGCGATGGGGCGGCTCTCTCCGGTGAGCAGCGATTCATTGCTAGAGCTGTGGCCGTCCAGCACCACGCCGTCCGCCGGAATGGTTTCGCCGGGCTTGACCAGGATCACGTCGCCGGGGTTCAGGCCAGCCACCGTCGCCTCGCGGCTGTCCCGGCTTTGCGGCCAGCCGTCCAGCCGGTGGGCGAAGGCCGGCACCAGCTTGACCAGGCTTTCGCTGGCGGCGCCGGCCTTGCGGCGGGCGATGCTTTCCAGGTAGCGGCCGCCCAAGAGCAGGAACACGAACATCGATACCGAATCGAAATAGATGCCGTGCTCCACCTTGTGGATCAGCGCCCAGAAGCTGGCGATGAAGGCGGTGAGGATGCCGATGCTGACCGGCGTGTCCATGCCGACTCGGCCGGTTTTCAGGTCGCGCCAGGTATTGCGGTAGAAGGGCAGCGCAGAGTACAGCAGCACCGGCAGCGTCAGGATGAAGCTGGACCAGTGCAACAGCCACAGGAAGTCGGGCGCGATGTCGCCGTCCGGCGCCAGGTAGACCGGCACCGCGTACATCATCACCTGCATCATCGACAGGCCGGCCACCCACAGCCGGGTCAGCGCCTGCTTGCGCTCCTTCTGCTGCAGTTTTTCCTGGCGGTCGGCATCGTAGGGGTGGGCGCGGTAGCCTATCGCCGCCACCGCTTCCAGGATGGCGGACAACTGCACGCGGCCGTTGTCCCAGCGCACGCGGGCGCGCTGGGTGCTGTAGTTGATGTCCACGCCCAATACGCCGGGCAAGCGGCGGATGTGCTGCTCGTTCAGCCAGATGCAGGCGGCGCAGGTGATGCCTTCCAGCATCAGCGAGGCCTCGCGGACGTTTGCATTCTCGACGCGGACGAAGCTGCGCTGCAGCTCTTCGCTGTCGTACAGTTTGATCTGCTCCAGCACCGCCTGGGGGAGAGCCTCGGCGCGCGCCGCGCCCTCGGTGCGGTGCTTGTAGTAGTCGGACAATCCGGACTCTATGATGGTGGCCGCCACGGCCTGGCAGCCGGCGCAGCAGGCGGGCTCTTCGCGCTGGCGGTAGCGGATGGGGAAGCTGGCGCCGGGGGGCACCGGCAAACCGCAATGGAAACAGTTCTCGCTCATGACGTAGGATTGTAATCAAAGCCGGCGCGCAATGCTTGATCCAGCGCATGGCGCGACGGTTCTGGGCGGATTATCCAGCGCCGCACTTGAGAATAAGGGCGACCGTCCGCATTTGCGGAAGATCAAACGAGAGGAGATGTCATAAGCATGGAAAAGATGTTGGCAGTTGTGCAGAAAGCGCCGGGCGGCGCCGAGACGATGGAAATGGGTGAGTGGGACAAGCCACAGGCGGCGTCTGGAAAGCTGTTGGTGCGCGTGATGGCGGCGGGCGTCAACCGCGCCGATCTGATGCAGCGAGAAGGACGCTATCCCCCGCCGCCGGGCGCCAGCCCGCTGATGGGGCTTGAGGTGTCGGGAGTGGTGGAGGCCGTTGTCGGCGATTCCGCCTTCCAGCCCGGCGACGCAGTGTTCGGCCTGGTGGAGGGGGGCGGCTACGCGGAATACGTTTTGATGGACGAAGCATTGGCGATAGCCAAGCCGGATGGTTTGTCCTGGGTGGAGGCGGCCAGCCTGCCGGAGGCCTGGATGACCGCCTGGTTCAACCTGGTGGTGAAGGCCGGCCTCAAGGGCGGCCAGCGCGCTTTGATCCACGCCGGCGCCAGCGGCGTCGGCGTGGCCGCGATCCAGTTGGCGCGGTTTTTGGGCGCGGAAGCCTTCGCCAGCGCCGGAAGCGCGGAGAAGCTGGCTTTTTGCCGGGAGCTGGGCGCGAGCCAGACGTTCAATTACCACGAGACGCCGGCCTTTGGCGAGCGGGTCAGGGAATGGGGCGGCGCCGACGCGGTGCTGGACCCGGTGGGCGCCAGCCATCTGGCGGAAAACCTGCAGGCTTTGAATCCGGACGGCAAGCTGGTGAATATCGGCCTAATGGGCGGTTTGAAGGCGGAACTGGACTTCGGCCGTCTGCTGATGAAACGCATCAGCCTGATCGGCTCCACGCTGCGGCCGCAGCCTCTGGCGGTGAAATCCGAACTCGCGGGCGCGCTGCGCGATCTGATCCTCCCCGCGTTGCTGGAGGGCAAGGTGCGGGCGGTGGTGGACAGCAGCTTTCCATGGACCCAGGTGCAGGACGCTCATCGCTACATGGCGGACAACCGCAATCTCGGCAAGGTGGTCTTGACCTTGTTTCCGATGACGGCAGCCGCGTGACGGGGCATTGACGACTGTTTGAATGAATAAACGGAAGCCACAGGCCTCCGTTTATTCATTGCTATTGCCGGCGAGGATCAGTTCGCAGAAGGTTTGTCGCCAGAAGATGTGTATTCCACATCGCTGACGATGTCTTGTTCGTCGAGAGAGACGATCAGTAATTTGCTGTACATCTTCATATTGAAAACCGTGCCTGTTACATGAGAGTAGGCGTAAATCATGCCTTTGCCGGTTTTGCTCTTGATGATCGGATAGATGGCTTGGCCGCTAGGCTGTCCCAGCATGGCGATAACTTCGGCTTTTGTGGTTTTCCCTTTTTGGAGCGCGCTGATCTTTGCATCGTCAAATTCGGAGGCGTCTTCCGCAAAAGAGCTATTGAATTCCTGCCCGACGAGCACGTCTTTGAAGGTGGAGAAAACCATGGAGCGGGCTGGCGTGACGCTCGGGTAGCGAGCCGTTCCCGCCGTGCTGGCATATACATAGCGATTTAATTGCAGCGTCTGTTCGTTTTTCAACGATTCGCCGCGCTGCTGAGGCGCGCCCATTACCATGATATTCACAAACAATGCCGATATGTGTCGCCCATCCGAGATGGAGAGCCATTCAGGGGCGAATGCGGCATAAAAAAACGGAAGCCCGAAAGCTTCCGTTTTTGTCGCTGCGGTCTGCTGCGGGATCAGCCCACCCAGCGGCGGGCAGACGCGAACATCCGGTACCAGCCGCCGTTTTCGCCCCACTCGGCCGGGTGCCAGCTGTTCTGCACGGTGCGGAACACGCGCTCCGGGTGCGGCATCATGATGGTGAAGCGTCCGTCCTGCGTGGTGACGCCGGTGACGCCCGCCGGCGAGCCGTTGGGGTTCAGCGGATAGGTTTCCGTGGCCCGGCCGTCGAAGTCGATATAGCGCAGCGCGGTCAACGCCTGATCCTGCGCGCCCGGCGCGAATACCGCGCGGCCTTCGCCGTGGCTCACCACCACCGGCAGGCGGCTGCCCGCCATGTCGGACAGGAAGATGGACGGCGAGGACGTGACTTCCACCATCGCGAAGCGCGCCTCGAACTGTTCCGACGCGTTACGGTGGAACTTCGGCCAGTGCTCGGCGCCCGGGATGATGGACGACAGGTTGGACATCATCTGGCAGCCGTTGCACACGCCCAGCGCGAAGGTGTCGCCGCGTCCGAAGAAAGCCTCGAACTGTTCGCGGGCGCGCGGGTTGAACAGAATGCTCTTGGCCCAGCCTTCGCCGGCGCCCAGCACGTCGCCGTAGCTGAAGCCGCCGCAGGCCGCCAGTCCCTTGAAGTCGGCCAGTTGCACGCGGCCGGCGATGATGTCGCTCATGTGCACGTCCACCGTCTCGAAGCCGGCGCGGTCGAACGCCGCCGCCATCTCGATCTGGCCGTTGACGCCCTGTTCGCGCAGGATGGCCATGCGCGGGCGCTTGCCGGTGCCGATGTAGGGCAGCGCCGGGTCGCCGTGCACGTCGAAGGACAGCTGGGCGAACAGGCCGCGCGGCTTGGCGTGGCTGCGCAGCAGCTGCTCGCTGTCGGCGCAGGCCGGGTTGTCGCGCAGGCGCTGCATGCGGGCGCTGGTTTCGGACCAGGCGCAGAACAGCTCGCTGCGGCTTTCGCTGAACAGGTCCTTGCCCTTGTGCTTGATCACCAGGCGGTCATGGCTGTTGGGGCGGCCGATGACGAACAGTTCGCGGCCGATGCCGGCCTTCATGAAGCGGGAAATCACTTCCGGCGTGTCGGCCTTCTTCACCTGCAGCACCGCGCCCAGTTCTTCGTTGAACAGCACGCGCATGATGCGGCCATGGGCGGCGGCGTCCACGCCGCTGGGCACGAAGTCGTCGATGATGCGCTGGGTGTTCTGGCGCTCGATCACCAGCTCCTGCAGATCGATGCTGGCGCCGACGTGGCCGGCGAACATCATTTCTGCCAGCGAGGCGAACAGGCCGCCATCGGAGCGGTCATGGTAGGCCAGCAGCATGTCGTCGCGCAGCAGCGACTGCATCACGCCGAAGAAGGCGGACAGCTGCATCGGGCTTTCCACGTCCGGCGAGCGGCCGCGCATGTCTTTCCACACCTGGCCCAGGATGGAGCCGCCCAGGCGGCAGCGGCCGTAGCCCAGGTCGATCAGGATCAGATCGCTGTCCTTGACGTCCTTCAGGTCCGGGGTGACGGTCTTGCGCACGTCGTCCACCGGCGAGAACGCGGAGATCACCAGCGACAGCGGCGCGGTCACGCTCTTCTGCTCGCCGTTTTCCTGCCACACCGTCTTCATCGACAGCGAGTCCTTGCCCACCGGGATGCTGACGCCCAGGCTCTGGCTCAGTTCCGACACGGCCTGCACGGTGCGGTACAGATTGGCGTCCTCGCCCGGATGGCCGGCCGGCGCCATCCAGTTGGCGGATAGCTTGACATTGCCCAGATGGCCGACGAAGGCGGCGGCGATATTGGTCAGCGCCTCGCCGATGGCCATGCGGCCGGAGGCCGGGCCGTTGAACAGCGCGGCCGGCGTGCGTTCGCCCATCGCCATCGCTTCGCCGCGGTAGGTATTGAAGCCCATGGTGGTGACGGCCACGTCGGCCACCGGCACCTGCCAGCGGCCCACCATCTGATCGCGCGCGGTCATGCCGCCCACGGTGCGGTCACCGATGGTGATCAGGAAGGACTTGTCGGCCACAGTGGGGTGGCGCAGCACGCGGTAGGCGGATTCGCGCAGCGGGTACTTGGACGCGTCCAGCGTCTTGAGCTCGGGCTCCTGCGACGCCACGTCGCGGGTCATGCGCGGCGGCTTGCCCAGCAGCACTTCCAGCGGCATGTCCACCGGCTTGTTGTCGAAGTGGTCGTCGCGCACTTGCAGGTGGCCGTCGTCGGTGGCCACGCCCATCACCGCGAACGGGCAGCGCTCGCGTTCGCAGATGGCGCTGAAGCGGTCCAGATCCTCGGGCAGCACGGCCATCACGTAGCGTTCCTGCGCTTCGTTGGACCAGATCTGCATCGGGGTCATGCCTTTTTCTTCCAGATGCACCTTGCGCAGGTGGAAGATCGCGCCGCGGCCGGCATCGTTGACCAGTTCCGGGAAGGCGTTGGAGAGGCCGCCGGCGCCGACGTCGTGAATGGAGACGATGGGGTTGGCTTCGCCCAGTTGCCAGCAGCGGTCGATCACTTCCTGGCAGCGGCGCTCGATTTCCGGATTGCCGCGCTGCACCGAGTCGAAGTCCAGGTTTTCGCTGTTGGCGCCGGTGTCCATAGACGACGCCGCGCCGCCGCCCAGGCCGATCAGCAGGCCGGGGCCGCCCAGCTGGATCAGCAGCGCGCCTTCCGGGATTTCATTCTTGTGGATCTGCTGCTGCTGGATGTTGCCCAGGCCGCCGGCCAGCATGATGGGCTTGTGGTAGCCGCGCATCTCGCCGTTGAACTCTTCCTCGAAGGCGCGGAAGTAGCCGGCCAGATTGGGGCGGCCGAATTCATTGTTGAACGCCG
This genomic window from Chromobacterium phragmitis contains:
- the ccoS gene encoding cbb3-type cytochrome oxidase assembly protein CcoS, with amino-acid sequence MESLYLLIPLSLVLVFVIGAIFWWATRSGQFDDMQGPAYRILMDDDNPNGEAEESPSSHTKEHSPD
- a CDS encoding heavy metal translocating P-type ATPase; amino-acid sequence: MSENCFHCGLPVPPGASFPIRYRQREEPACCAGCQAVAATIIESGLSDYYKHRTEGAARAEALPQAVLEQIKLYDSEELQRSFVRVENANVREASLMLEGITCAACIWLNEQHIRRLPGVLGVDINYSTQRARVRWDNGRVQLSAILEAVAAIGYRAHPYDADRQEKLQQKERKQALTRLWVAGLSMMQVMMYAVPVYLAPDGDIAPDFLWLLHWSSFILTLPVLLYSALPFYRNTWRDLKTGRVGMDTPVSIGILTAFIASFWALIHKVEHGIYFDSVSMFVFLLLGGRYLESIARRKAGAASESLVKLVPAFAHRLDGWPQSRDSREATVAGLNPGDVILVKPGETIPADGVVLDGHSSSNESLLTGESRPIAKAPGDAVIAGSVNAASPLVLRVEQAGQSTRLAGIVRLLDQALAEKPRLAVLADRFASGFVALLLLAAAGSYLAWHFIDPDRALWIMVAVLVISCPCALSLATPAALTAASGRLASLGVLTTRGHALETLAKADDAVFDKTGTLTHGQMRLLETRGPLDAQAALAIAAALEQGSEHPLAQAILAAAPADKPQTGELRNHPGGGVAGIVDGREWRLGSAPFIAAWLGREADEDAEWQPDCSQVLLADAGGVQARFAIGDACRDDAAALVAELSRRGLAVHLLSGDGEGPVAGLAARLGIKQWRSRATPEDKLAYVAALQAKGRRVLMVGDGVNDAPVLARADVSIAMGGGTDVARASGDMVLMGDRLGLIGDAQRISRRALAVIRQNLIWAAGYNVVALPLAMLGHVTPWLASLGMALSSLLVVGNALRLVKRKP
- the purL gene encoding phosphoribosylformylglycinamidine synthase; this encodes MSYITKLRGGVALSPFRLEKLQAAAADAGLKDIVLTAEHWHFAESDGELSLEEVGVLGQLLSYGEPPLSAEPEGELFLVAPRIGTLSPWASKATDIARHCGLPNIRRIERGTAFRIKSAAKSLSEEARHTLAGLLHDRMTETVLSSLDDAEKLFTHFDPQPMTSVDVLAGGRAALEAANAQLGLALSDDEVEYLVENFIKLGRNPSDVELMMFAQANSEHCRHKIFNAQFIIDGVEQGKSLFRMIRDTHEANPQGTLVAYKDNASVIEGAFIERFYPQPGSNQYAFNSEPTDILMKVETHNHPTAISPFPGASTGNGGEIRDEGATGRGSRPKAGLTGFTVSNLNIPGFKQPWEAYRDGQPEYGKPGRIASALQIMLEGPIGGAAFNNEFGRPNLAGYFRAFEEEFNGEMRGYHKPIMLAGGLGNIQQQQIHKNEIPEGALLIQLGGPGLLIGLGGGAASSMDTGANSENLDFDSVQRGNPEIERRCQEVIDRCWQLGEANPIVSIHDVGAGGLSNAFPELVNDAGRGAIFHLRKVHLEEKGMTPMQIWSNEAQERYVMAVLPEDLDRFSAICERERCPFAVMGVATDDGHLQVRDDHFDNKPVDMPLEVLLGKPPRMTRDVASQEPELKTLDASKYPLRESAYRVLRHPTVADKSFLITIGDRTVGGMTARDQMVGRWQVPVADVAVTTMGFNTYRGEAMAMGERTPAALFNGPASGRMAIGEALTNIAAAFVGHLGNVKLSANWMAPAGHPGEDANLYRTVQAVSELSQSLGVSIPVGKDSLSMKTVWQENGEQKSVTAPLSLVISAFSPVDDVRKTVTPDLKDVKDSDLILIDLGYGRCRLGGSILGQVWKDMRGRSPDVESPMQLSAFFGVMQSLLRDDMLLAYHDRSDGGLFASLAEMMFAGHVGASIDLQELVIERQNTQRIIDDFVPSGVDAAAHGRIMRVLFNEELGAVLQVKKADTPEVISRFMKAGIGRELFVIGRPNSHDRLVIKHKGKDLFSESRSELFCAWSETSARMQRLRDNPACADSEQLLRSHAKPRGLFAQLSFDVHGDPALPYIGTGKRPRMAILREQGVNGQIEMAAAFDRAGFETVDVHMSDIIAGRVQLADFKGLAACGGFSYGDVLGAGEGWAKSILFNPRAREQFEAFFGRGDTFALGVCNGCQMMSNLSSIIPGAEHWPKFHRNASEQFEARFAMVEVTSSPSIFLSDMAGSRLPVVVSHGEGRAVFAPGAQDQALTALRYIDFDGRATETYPLNPNGSPAGVTGVTTQDGRFTIMMPHPERVFRTVQNSWHPAEWGENGGWYRMFASARRWVG
- a CDS encoding methyl-accepting chemotaxis protein yields the protein MQLRLFLLSLPACLLLPLFFATAEPSGRLVFLSGCVSGVAALLCHQWLRQLFLLRPLRLLESALDDMMGVPVDLSRSLPPLSAQHPLHPTVAKLNQLLARANASFHNVAGASVRLMPMAQELTDTYSTMLQKSLLQANHGKVLLEAINTMMAQTQVLQDGLGEISAAIAHAHQDMQENREATLAVINGVTEVAKLLDRSMREVTALLDASSQIGNILDNIKDIADQTNLLALNAAIEAARAGEMGRGFAVVADEVRKLAQNTQQATRDIQAIMQQVQQNTAKVSDSMQASNARADAAAAEAGRSREQLDKITSAMSEINHASQGIATAVTEQHATVQASKTSGDILIQLNQDALDSGRILSVSPEDLRKLAAKLKENLADFRTGDAMDNDRRRNIARTQELELAAIKGSDASGDIELF
- a CDS encoding NAD(P)H-quinone oxidoreductase, whose amino-acid sequence is MEKMLAVVQKAPGGAETMEMGEWDKPQAASGKLLVRVMAAGVNRADLMQREGRYPPPPGASPLMGLEVSGVVEAVVGDSAFQPGDAVFGLVEGGGYAEYVLMDEALAIAKPDGLSWVEAASLPEAWMTAWFNLVVKAGLKGGQRALIHAGASGVGVAAIQLARFLGAEAFASAGSAEKLAFCRELGASQTFNYHETPAFGERVREWGGADAVLDPVGASHLAENLQALNPDGKLVNIGLMGGLKAELDFGRLLMKRISLIGSTLRPQPLAVKSELAGALRDLILPALLEGKVRAVVDSSFPWTQVQDAHRYMADNRNLGKVVLTLFPMTAAA
- a CDS encoding NupC/NupG family nucleoside CNT transporter, which encodes MNSIQAIAGMLLLLGAAYAFSSQRQAINWRAVLIGLAIQNGLFLLINYVPAVHHGFSAFGSGFAKVLSFAGDGAGFIFGDLAKPSGKLGFLFAFTVLPVIIFFSAFSALLYHFGILQRVVAGLAWAMKRSMGISGPESVVAAANIFLGQTEAPLLVRPYIRHMTRSELACIMIAGMSTLSGGVLAAYVAFLGGSDTAEQARFATYLLTASCMNAAGAVVFCKIMFPETTPEALSSTKLQSSKEKSEGNFVSAVVTGALDGMKMAAAVATILLAIVALIALANFLVKDGLGELLGVNAAIQASTHGMFDGLTLQYLVGQVFRVFAFLMGIGWNETLGVGSLLGQKIVLNEFIAYMDLAKMKAAGTLSPQTVMISTFALASFSNLSSVGICVAGIGALAPERQQELAHIGMRALAASILTGFMTATASGLWLSLF